From one Halothece sp. PCC 7418 genomic stretch:
- the thrB gene encoding homoserine kinase — MAFSQVTVQVPATTANLGPGFDCLGVALTLQNQFQLTRQPTGTASVEIVVQGEEAASVSNNPDNLIYQAFRQFYEDFGETAPPVKIEIKLGVPLSRGLGSSATAIVGGLLAANALAGSPVEDEDLLQRAIALEGHPDNIVPAFLGGCRLAVPTGKAWEIAEIPWSEQLIPVVAIPNFELSTKEARSVLPSQVSRDVAIFNASHLGLLIRAIETGRGDWLRTGMQDQLHQPYRQQLISGYSEVETAALCAGAYGVAISGAGPTLLAITSMGQAATVAQEMQTAWKKAGVIAKAQVLQVNTTGATFQRQ, encoded by the coding sequence ATGGCTTTCTCTCAGGTTACCGTGCAAGTTCCCGCAACCACTGCTAACCTCGGACCGGGGTTTGATTGTTTGGGTGTCGCTTTAACGCTTCAGAATCAGTTTCAGTTGACTCGACAGCCGACGGGGACTGCATCTGTAGAAATTGTCGTTCAGGGGGAAGAAGCAGCGAGTGTTAGCAATAATCCAGATAATTTAATCTATCAGGCGTTTCGTCAGTTTTACGAAGATTTTGGTGAAACCGCCCCACCCGTTAAAATTGAGATTAAGTTAGGCGTTCCCCTTTCCCGAGGTTTGGGAAGTTCAGCAACAGCAATTGTTGGGGGGTTACTCGCAGCCAATGCTTTAGCAGGATCGCCTGTGGAAGATGAAGATTTATTACAACGCGCGATCGCGCTGGAAGGTCATCCCGATAATATTGTCCCTGCGTTTCTCGGCGGTTGTCGGTTAGCGGTTCCCACTGGTAAGGCTTGGGAAATTGCAGAAATTCCTTGGTCGGAACAACTGATTCCCGTGGTGGCGATTCCTAACTTTGAACTCTCGACAAAGGAAGCGCGATCCGTCTTACCCTCACAGGTTTCTCGTGATGTTGCCATTTTTAATGCCTCTCACTTAGGACTATTGATCCGCGCGATCGAAACGGGACGCGGAGACTGGTTACGGACTGGAATGCAAGACCAACTCCACCAACCCTATCGTCAACAACTGATTTCAGGCTATTCTGAAGTAGAAACAGCAGCCTTGTGCGCGGGGGCTTATGGAGTCGCGATTAGTGGTGCAGGTCCGACACTCCTTGCGATTACCAGTATGGGTCAGGCTGCAACCGTGGCGCAAGAAATGCAGACCGCTTGGAAGAAAGCAGGGGTGATAGCAAAAGCCCAAGTTTTACAAGTCAACACCACAGGCGCAACTTTTCAACGACAGTGA
- a CDS encoding response regulator codes for MNHHFQVSTANHILEQILSYAQKGFTGKIEIEIGDQHKTAFYFNLGFLAWGTDGIKSYRRSTRHLIKLGISSEIAVAILYQEKQTQSLNCEEEGSFVAEEYNTLVTLIKDGLLTKKQIQTLISNYCQELLFDLISQLEHNRTQRQDWQINVYLGERPSRSSLIPHTWLCAFDLVLQHTREFYQKWIALEIPNCSPNQVPVIQHHKRLSDKTNPKTYEKLVSLLNKKYTLREIAVQTKQDVLSIITPLAPLIKEGTIILQSLPEKSSPKTTTKQAHSKLKIIAIDDNRQTLRILEGIVKNGGNDFTGISNPMTALPQLIETKPDLIFLDLIMPVFNGYELCRKIRKVEALSNVPIIILSGKLIDKVRAKLAGATSSLQKPIVCQQVEEAIKIYSEKKKESALVSEPSRDLIMEGS; via the coding sequence ATGAATCATCACTTTCAAGTAAGCACAGCAAACCACATATTAGAACAAATCTTATCCTATGCACAAAAAGGCTTTACTGGAAAAATTGAGATCGAAATTGGTGATCAACACAAAACTGCATTTTACTTTAACCTTGGATTCTTAGCATGGGGAACCGATGGGATTAAATCCTACCGACGCTCTACTAGACACCTCATCAAATTAGGAATATCTTCTGAAATTGCTGTCGCCATTCTCTATCAGGAAAAGCAAACACAATCCTTAAATTGTGAGGAAGAGGGTAGTTTTGTTGCAGAAGAATATAATACTTTAGTGACTTTAATTAAAGATGGTTTATTAACCAAAAAACAAATTCAAACCTTAATTAGTAATTATTGCCAAGAACTGTTATTTGATCTAATTTCTCAACTAGAACACAATAGAACTCAGAGACAGGACTGGCAAATTAACGTTTATCTAGGAGAACGACCTTCTCGTTCGAGTTTGATTCCTCACACTTGGTTATGTGCTTTCGATCTCGTTCTTCAACACACTAGAGAATTTTACCAAAAGTGGATTGCTTTAGAAATCCCTAATTGTTCTCCTAATCAAGTGCCTGTTATTCAACACCATAAACGATTATCAGACAAAACAAATCCCAAAACTTATGAAAAATTAGTATCACTTTTAAATAAAAAATATACTCTTCGAGAGATTGCCGTTCAAACGAAACAAGATGTACTTAGTATTATTACACCCTTAGCTCCCTTAATTAAAGAGGGAACAATTATCCTACAATCTCTTCCCGAAAAGTCTTCCCCAAAAACGACTACTAAGCAGGCTCATAGTAAATTAAAAATCATTGCTATTGATGACAACCGACAAACTTTACGTATTCTGGAAGGAATTGTCAAGAATGGGGGAAATGACTTTACAGGAATTAGTAACCCGATGACCGCTTTACCACAACTCATTGAAACCAAGCCTGATTTAATTTTTCTTGATCTGATTATGCCCGTTTTCAATGGCTATGAATTATGTCGCAAAATACGAAAAGTAGAAGCATTGAGTAATGTGCCGATTATTATTCTCTCAGGAAAATTGATTGATAAAGTTCGTGCTAAACTAGCAGGGGCAACTAGCTCTTTGCAGAAACCAATTGTTTGTCAACAGGTAGAAGAAGCCATCAAGATTTATTCTGAGAAGAAAAAAGAATCTGC